The proteins below come from a single Xenopus tropicalis strain Nigerian chromosome 9, UCB_Xtro_10.0, whole genome shotgun sequence genomic window:
- the LOC100486692 gene encoding uncharacterized protein LOC100486692: MNRTEGRRSQDVSGQGGGYPMFEFLAVAVLVLSWYLSLLPDQSDLVSMGLIITTFIAGSFLTIFIRKSVGIDDFIGVLLIWAVVTGLEMYIIIWRDDSSYYPTIVLTILSSGAAVWIVDQRFHGKSCVSQEDKSKEKKPLIRPSAEAKIGIFSRSGPEEYPWLISYLQESTSHTVVPFVITNTNGFIFREEVGRCKYAILYHSLRRGRINITDVTDSLYDDELEYLSSILGKQKVMVVVDDLDDSSSNARSRILQSQPKIANMARDLFLINKAEKQNISDIRRLMNPIKAMMSEGSAHSGGSAIVPLCFLAAWIAAFLCVRSPDDFYNTILVVITNLKEAFMIYGAAFSGSDSDSLLPMYVESPSRKKSSHQKSSLAFPLLLLVSAVLLAEFIVVVWEVFSVQMVPYIAIALGMDLSVILLFIKGPQIFSGHPRKFL, from the exons ATGAACAGAACTGAAGGCAGAAGAAGCCAGGATGTTTCAG GACAAGGTGGAGGCTATCCAATGTTTGAG TTTCTGGCTGTTGCTGTCTTGGTTTTGTCCTGGtacctctccctgctccctgaccaATCCGACCTCGTTTCT ATGGGTTTGATTATCACGACATTCATTGCAGGATCATTCCTCACCATCTTCATAAGAAAATCCGTGGGAATTGAT GATTTTATTGGGGTGCTGCTCATATGGGCAGTTGTGACCGGCCTGGAAATGTATATCATCATATGGAGGGACGACTCCTCATATTATCCAACT ATTGTTCTTACAATTCTTTCCAGTGGAGCGGCTGTGTGGATTGTTGACCAAAGATTCCACGGGAAATCCTGTGTCTCTCAGGAAGATAAAAGTAAAGAAAAG AAGCCCCTTATTAGGCCGAGCGCCGAAGCAAAAATCGGAATATTTTCCCGGTCCGGCCCTGAGGAATACCCCTGGCTTATCAGCTATCTCCAGGAATCCACAAGTCACACAGTTGTCCCTTTTGTCATCACCAACACTAACGGCTTTATCTTCAGAGAAGAGGTCGGTCGATGCAAATATGCCATTCTCTATCACTCCTTGAGGAGAGGGAGGATCAATATCACCGACGTGACCGATTCTTTGTATGACGACGAGCTggaatatctatcatctatactAG GCAAACAGAAGGTTATGGTGGTCGTGGATGATCTAGACGACAGCAGCTCCAATGCTCGGAGCAGAATCCTACAAAGCCAGCCTAAGATTGCTAACATGGCCCGGGATCTCTTCCTTATCAATAAAGCAGAGAAGCAGAATATCAGTGATATCAGAAGGTTGATGAATCCCATCAAAGCAATGATGTCAG AGGGCAGCGCTCACTCCGGGGGAAGTGCT ATTGTTCCATTGTGCTTCCTGGCTGCATGGATAGCTGCCTTTCTCTGTGTCAGGAGTCCTGATGATTTTTATAAT ACGATTCTTGTGGTGATCACCAACCTGAAGGAGGCCTTTATGATATACGGGGCTGCGTTTTCAGGCAGCGAT TCAGATTCTCTGCTTCCAATGTATGTGGAGAGCCCATCAAGAAAGAAAAGCTCCCACCAGAAAAGT AGCCTCGCTTTCCCACTCCTACTGTTAGTATCTGCGGTACTTCTGGCTGAATTCATTGTTGTGGTCTGGGAAGTTTTTTCAGTACAGATG
- the LOC116407667 gene encoding cytotoxin sagitoxin-like — MMLLLVLLLLGLFAEGGTGLKCNTLTEGRKEVTECPPGQTICMTHSITNNNKTDITKGCTTFGRCARRDVFIYESEKIYCCNIDLCN, encoded by the exons ATGATGCTACTGCTGGTATTACTGCTCTTGGGGCTGTTTGCAGAAGGCG GGACGGGACTGAAGTGTAACACCCTGACTGAGGGGCGGAAGGAAGTCACCGAGTGCCCCCCGGGGCAAACGATATGCATGACCCATTCTATCACCAACAATAACAAAACAG ACATCACCAAGGGGTGCACCACATTCGGCAGATGTGCCCGGCGGGACGTCTTCATCTATGAAAGTGAAAAGATCTACTGCTGTAATATAGATCTGTGCAATTAG